A stretch of Streptococcus sp. oral taxon 061 DNA encodes these proteins:
- the ftsY gene encoding signal recognition particle-docking protein FtsY: MGLFDRLFGKIEEPKIEDVVKEALENIDLSDDNEQNEASESENAEVTEPEEVILPAEPQEETSEDSPAVEVVEEAIIEPLDEVEVSQEEAIQVEEVESPQVESSYVEDMTSSDEEEEDFNQLQSDETEPEITEEVEEDLVIEETPLVEETVQEKYDRSLKKTRTGFGARLNAFFANFRSVDEEFFEELEELLIMSDVGVQVASNLTEELRYEAKLENAKKPEALRRVIIEKLVELYEKDGQYNESINFQDGLTVMLFVGVNGVGKTTSIGKLAHRYKQAGKKVMLVAADTFRAGAVAQLAEWGRRVGVPVVTGPEKADPASVVFDGMERAVAEGIDILMIDTAGRLQNKENLMAELEKIGRIIKRVVPEAPHETFLALDASTGQNALVQAKEFSKITPLTGIVLTKIDGTARGGVVLAIREELNIPVKLIGFGEKIDDIGEFNSENFMKGLLEGLL; this comes from the coding sequence ATGGGATTATTTGACCGTTTATTTGGGAAAATAGAAGAACCAAAAATTGAAGATGTCGTCAAAGAAGCGTTAGAAAACATTGACTTATCAGATGATAACGAGCAAAACGAGGCATCGGAATCTGAAAATGCTGAAGTGACAGAACCAGAAGAAGTTATCTTACCTGCTGAACCTCAGGAAGAAACAAGTGAAGACTCACCTGCAGTAGAGGTTGTAGAAGAAGCTATCATTGAACCTCTTGATGAAGTTGAAGTTTCTCAAGAAGAAGCAATTCAAGTTGAAGAGGTAGAAAGTCCTCAAGTGGAATCATCTTACGTTGAAGATATGACTTCAAGCGATGAAGAAGAAGAGGATTTTAATCAACTTCAATCAGACGAAACAGAGCCGGAAATCACTGAGGAAGTGGAAGAAGATCTAGTAATCGAAGAAACTCCTCTGGTTGAAGAGACTGTACAGGAAAAGTATGATCGCAGTCTCAAGAAAACTCGTACGGGATTTGGGGCTCGTTTGAATGCCTTCTTTGCTAATTTCCGCTCAGTTGATGAAGAATTCTTTGAAGAACTAGAAGAACTCTTAATCATGAGTGACGTTGGTGTTCAGGTAGCTTCAAATCTAACGGAAGAATTGCGTTATGAGGCTAAACTTGAAAATGCCAAGAAACCAGAAGCTCTTCGTCGTGTTATCATCGAAAAATTGGTGGAGCTTTACGAAAAAGATGGGCAATACAATGAAAGTATTAACTTCCAAGATGGTTTGACTGTCATGCTCTTTGTAGGTGTTAATGGTGTCGGAAAGACAACATCAATCGGTAAATTGGCACATCGCTACAAACAAGCTGGTAAGAAAGTTATGCTGGTTGCTGCGGATACCTTCCGTGCTGGTGCGGTAGCTCAGCTAGCAGAATGGGGTCGTCGTGTCGGTGTGCCTGTTGTAACGGGTCCAGAAAAAGCTGATCCAGCCAGTGTGGTCTTTGATGGAATGGAACGTGCAGTAGCAGAAGGTATTGATATTCTCATGATTGATACAGCTGGACGTTTGCAAAACAAAGAAAACTTGATGGCAGAGTTGGAAAAAATTGGTCGTATCATCAAGCGTGTTGTGCCTGAAGCACCTCATGAAACCTTCCTAGCTCTAGATGCCTCAACTGGTCAAAATGCTCTTGTACAAGCTAAAGAATTTTCAAAAATCACTCCTTTGACAGGTATTGTCTTAACCAAGATTGATGGAACTGCCCGAGGTGGTGTCGTTCTTGCTATCCGTGAAGAGCTCAATATCCCTGTTAAATTGATTGGATTTGGTGAAAAAATCGATGATATCGGTGAGTTCAATTCTGAAAACTTTATGAAGGGCCTTCTAGAAGGTTTGCTATAA
- a CDS encoding Cof-type HAD-IIB family hydrolase, protein MADIKLIALDLDGTLLTTDKKLTDRTKATLKAAREQGVKVVLTTGRPLKAMDFFLKELGTDGHDDEYTITFNGGLVQKNTGEILDKTVFSIDDVSRIYEETEKLGIPLDAISEGTVYQIQSDQESLYAQFNPALTFVPTTFEDLSSQVTYNKCVTAFPQEPLDAAIQKISPELYDQYEIFKSRELLLEWSPKNVHKATGLSKLIEHLGIDQSQVMACGDEANDLSMIEWAGLGVAMQNAVPEVKAVANVVTPMTNDEEAVAWAIEKYVLKEN, encoded by the coding sequence ATGGCAGATATTAAATTAATTGCCCTAGATTTAGATGGAACCTTGCTGACGACAGACAAGAAATTGACTGATCGTACCAAGGCAACTTTAAAGGCTGCGCGTGAACAAGGGGTCAAGGTAGTCCTAACAACTGGACGTCCTCTCAAGGCTATGGATTTCTTCCTTAAAGAGCTTGGAACAGACGGTCATGATGACGAATATACTATCACTTTCAACGGTGGATTGGTTCAGAAAAATACAGGTGAGATTCTTGATAAGACAGTCTTTTCAATTGATGATGTGAGCCGTATTTATGAAGAAACTGAAAAATTAGGAATCCCCTTAGATGCAATTTCAGAAGGAACAGTTTACCAGATTCAGTCTGACCAAGAAAGTTTATATGCTCAGTTTAACCCAGCTCTAACTTTTGTTCCAACTACTTTTGAAGATTTGTCTAGTCAGGTAACATACAATAAATGTGTGACTGCCTTTCCTCAGGAACCTTTGGATGCGGCTATTCAAAAGATTTCACCAGAATTATACGACCAATATGAAATTTTTAAATCACGTGAACTCTTGCTAGAATGGTCACCAAAGAATGTTCATAAGGCGACAGGATTATCTAAACTAATTGAACACCTGGGAATTGACCAAAGTCAGGTTATGGCCTGTGGAGATGAGGCTAATGACCTTTCGATGATTGAATGGGCAGGTCTTGGTGTAGCCATGCAAAATGCTGTGCCAGAAGTTAAGGCTGTGGCTAATGTGGTAACGCCTATGACCAACGATGAGGAAGCCGTCGCCTGGGCTATTGAAAAATATGTACTGAAGGAGAATTAA
- the zwf gene encoding glucose-6-phosphate dehydrogenase translates to MSSKVIVTIFGASGDLAKRKLYPSLFRLYKSGNLSDHFAVIGTARRPWSKEYFESVVVESILDLADSAEEAQAFASHFYYQSHDVNDTEHYIELRKLQAELNEKYQTEHNKLFFLSMAPQFFGTIAKHLKSEQIVDGKGFERLIVEKPFGTDYETASKLNEELLATFNEEQIYRIDHYLGKEMIQSIFAIRFANMIFENVWNREHIDNVQITFAERLGVEERGGYYDESGALRDMVQNHTLQLLSLLAMDKPASFTKDDIRAEKIKVFKNLYHPTDEELKEHFIRGQYRSGKVDGMKYISYRSEPNVNPESMTETFASGAFFVDTDRFRDVPFFFRTGKRLTEKGTHVNIIFKQMDSIFGEPLAPNVLTIYIQPTEGFSLSLNGKKVGEEFSLAPNSLDYRTDATATGASPDPYEKLIYDVLNNNSTNFSHWNEVSASWKLIDRIEKLWAENGAPLHDYKAGTMGPQASFDLLEKYGAQWTWQPDIAYRKDGRLE, encoded by the coding sequence ATGTCATCTAAAGTTATTGTTACAATTTTCGGTGCAAGTGGAGATTTGGCTAAACGCAAGCTTTACCCTTCACTCTTTAGACTTTATAAATCAGGTAATCTTTCTGATCATTTTGCTGTTATTGGAACTGCTCGTAGACCTTGGAGTAAAGAGTATTTCGAATCTGTTGTTGTCGAATCTATTCTGGACTTGGCAGATAGCGCAGAAGAGGCTCAAGCATTTGCTAGTCATTTTTACTACCAAAGTCACGATGTTAATGACACTGAGCACTATATCGAATTACGTAAGCTTCAGGCTGAGTTAAATGAAAAGTATCAAACTGAACACAACAAGCTTTTCTTCCTCTCAATGGCACCTCAGTTCTTTGGTACCATCGCCAAACACCTCAAGTCAGAGCAAATCGTTGACGGTAAAGGTTTTGAACGTTTGATTGTTGAAAAACCTTTCGGTACAGACTATGAAACTGCGAGCAAACTAAACGAAGAACTTCTAGCAACTTTTAACGAAGAGCAAATCTATCGTATCGACCATTATCTTGGTAAGGAAATGATTCAAAGCATTTTTGCTATCCGATTTGCCAACATGATTTTTGAAAATGTTTGGAATCGTGAGCACATCGATAATGTTCAAATCACATTTGCAGAGCGTCTAGGTGTTGAAGAACGGGGTGGCTACTATGATGAGTCTGGTGCCCTTCGAGACATGGTTCAAAACCACACACTTCAGCTTCTGTCACTCCTTGCTATGGACAAGCCTGCAAGCTTTACAAAGGATGACATTCGCGCAGAGAAAATCAAAGTCTTCAAGAACCTTTACCACCCTACAGACGAGGAACTTAAAGAGCACTTCATCCGTGGTCAATATCGTTCTGGTAAAGTAGATGGCATGAAATACATTTCTTACCGCAGCGAACCAAATGTTAACCCAGAATCAATGACAGAAACCTTCGCGTCAGGTGCCTTCTTTGTCGATACTGATCGCTTCCGTGATGTACCTTTCTTCTTCCGTACAGGTAAACGCCTCACTGAAAAAGGAACACACGTGAACATTATCTTCAAACAAATGGATTCTATTTTCGGTGAACCACTAGCACCAAATGTGCTTACCATCTATATCCAACCTACTGAAGGATTCTCTCTTAGCCTTAACGGTAAAAAGGTGGGTGAAGAGTTTAGCCTTGCGCCAAATTCTCTTGACTATCGAACGGACGCGACTGCTACAGGTGCTTCACCAGACCCATATGAAAAACTGATCTACGATGTTTTGAACAATAACTCAACAAACTTTAGCCACTGGAATGAAGTAAGCGCATCATGGAAATTGATTGACCGTATTGAGAAACTTTGGGCTGAAAATGGAGCTCCACTTCATGACTACAAGGCTGGTACAATGGGACCTCAGGCTAGCTTTGATCTCCTTGAAAAATACGGAGCTCAATGGACATGGCAACCTGACATCGCCTATCGTAAAGATGGTCGTTTAGAATAA
- a CDS encoding ECF transporter S component: MNTKKKTQFMTVTALLTAIAILIPIVMPFKIVIPPASYTLGSHVAIFIAMFLSPWMAIFVIIASSIGFLLAGYPIVIVLRAFSHIFFGTLGAFYLQKHPQTLDNKKSSLIFNFVLGLVHAIAEVFACIIFYASTGTDLKNMFYVLFVLVGFGTIVHSMIDYYLALAVYKALKKRH; encoded by the coding sequence ATGAATACAAAAAAGAAAACCCAATTCATGACTGTAACCGCATTGCTAACCGCTATCGCTATTTTGATTCCTATAGTGATGCCATTTAAAATCGTTATTCCTCCCGCTTCCTACACTCTTGGAAGCCACGTGGCCATCTTCATTGCTATGTTTCTCTCTCCATGGATGGCTATTTTTGTCATTATTGCTTCTAGTATTGGATTCTTACTAGCCGGTTATCCGATTGTTATCGTACTTCGAGCTTTTTCTCATATCTTCTTTGGAACCCTGGGAGCTTTCTACCTTCAAAAACATCCTCAAACCTTGGACAACAAGAAATCTTCCTTGATTTTTAACTTTGTACTTGGTTTAGTACATGCTATCGCCGAAGTCTTTGCTTGTATCATCTTCTATGCTAGTACAGGAACAGACCTAAAAAATATGTTCTATGTTCTCTTTGTATTAGTTGGTTTTGGAACTATTGTTCATAGTATGATAGACTATTACTTAGCATTAGCTGTTTATAAAGCACTAAAAAAACGCCATTAA
- a CDS encoding amino acid ABC transporter substrate-binding protein/permease: MKKKILACLLILFPIFSLGLVKADTEKTKYVIASDSSFAPFVFQDSSNQYTGIDMDLIKAIAEDQGFEVEITNPGFDAAINAVQSGQADGIIAGMSVTDARKETFDFSDSYYTANTILGVKESSTISSYEDLNGKTVGVKNGTASQTFLTENQSKYGYKIKTFSDAASMYDSLNAGSIDAVMDDEPVIKYSISKGQKLKTPIAGTPIGETAFAVKKGSNPELLEKFNKGLANLKANGEFQKILNKYLASDSTTTTSTADETTIWGLLKNNYKQLLSGLGITLALALVSFAIAIFIGIIFGMFSVSPYKSLRLISEIFVDVIRGIPLMILAAFIFWGIPNFIESLTGQQSPINDFVAGTIALSLNSSAYIAEIVRGGIKAVPVGQMEASRSLGISYGKTMRKIVLPQATKLMLPNFVNQFVIALKDTTIVSAIGLVELFQTGKIIIARNYQSFKMYAILAVFYLLIITLLTRLAKRLEKRIQ, from the coding sequence ATGAAGAAAAAAATTCTAGCTTGTTTGCTTATTTTATTTCCTATTTTCTCATTAGGACTAGTAAAAGCTGATACTGAGAAAACCAAGTATGTCATTGCCAGTGACTCGTCATTTGCACCATTTGTTTTCCAAGACTCAAGCAATCAATACACTGGTATCGATATGGATCTAATCAAGGCTATCGCTGAAGACCAAGGCTTTGAGGTCGAGATTACCAATCCTGGTTTTGATGCTGCTATTAACGCAGTCCAGTCTGGACAAGCAGACGGTATCATTGCAGGTATGTCAGTGACTGATGCTCGTAAAGAAACTTTTGATTTCTCTGACTCTTACTATACAGCAAACACCATTCTCGGTGTGAAAGAATCAAGTACCATTTCTTCTTATGAAGATTTGAACGGTAAAACTGTAGGTGTGAAAAACGGTACTGCTTCACAAACCTTCCTAACAGAGAATCAAAGCAAATATGGTTATAAGATCAAAACTTTTTCCGATGCTGCCTCTATGTATGATAGTTTAAATGCCGGTTCAATAGATGCCGTTATGGACGACGAACCTGTTATTAAATACTCTATCAGTAAAGGACAAAAACTAAAAACACCAATCGCAGGTACACCAATTGGCGAAACTGCCTTTGCTGTTAAAAAAGGAAGTAATCCAGAATTGCTAGAGAAGTTCAATAAAGGACTTGCAAATCTTAAGGCAAATGGAGAATTCCAAAAGATTCTTAATAAATATTTAGCTAGCGATTCTACTACCACAACTTCAACTGCTGATGAGACAACTATTTGGGGCTTGTTGAAAAATAACTACAAACAACTCCTTAGCGGCCTTGGAATTACTCTTGCCTTAGCCCTTGTTTCATTTGCAATTGCTATTTTCATCGGAATTATCTTTGGTATGTTTAGCGTCAGCCCATATAAATCACTTCGTTTGATTTCGGAGATTTTTGTTGACGTCATCCGTGGTATTCCATTGATGATTCTTGCAGCATTTATTTTCTGGGGCATTCCTAACTTTATCGAGTCCCTTACAGGTCAACAAAGTCCAATCAACGACTTTGTCGCTGGTACAATTGCCCTCTCCCTAAACTCATCAGCTTACATCGCTGAAATTGTTCGTGGTGGTATTAAGGCCGTTCCTGTTGGACAAATGGAAGCTAGCCGAAGTCTTGGTATTTCATACGGAAAAACCATGCGTAAGATTGTCTTGCCTCAAGCAACCAAACTCATGCTTCCAAACTTCGTTAACCAATTTGTTATCGCATTGAAAGATACGACAATCGTATCTGCGATCGGTCTTGTAGAACTCTTCCAAACTGGTAAAATTATCATTGCTCGTAACTACCAAAGTTTCAAAATGTATGCAATTCTCGCAGTCTTTTACCTTTTGATTATCACTCTTCTAACTAGACTAGCAAAACGCTTAGAAAAGAGGATTCAATAA
- a CDS encoding amino acid ABC transporter ATP-binding protein: MAKLKIDVDNLHKQYGKNKVLKGISVKFYEGDVVCIIGPSGSGKSTFLRSLNLLEEGTKGHITVNGYDLTDKATNVDHVRENVGMVFQHFNLFPHMTVLENITFAPIEHKLLTKAEAEKLGMELLEKVGLADKANANPDSLSGGQKQRVAIARGLAMNPDIMLFDEPTSALDPEMVGDVLNVMKELAEQGMTMIIVTHEMGFARKVANRVIFTADGEFLEDGTPDQIFDNPQHPRLKEFLDKVLNA; the protein is encoded by the coding sequence ATGGCAAAATTAAAAATTGATGTCGATAATTTACATAAACAATATGGAAAAAACAAGGTTCTTAAAGGAATCTCTGTAAAATTCTACGAAGGTGATGTTGTTTGTATCATCGGTCCTTCTGGGTCAGGTAAGTCAACTTTCTTGCGTAGCTTGAATCTCCTCGAAGAGGGGACAAAAGGTCATATCACAGTTAATGGTTATGATTTGACTGACAAAGCAACCAACGTGGACCATGTTCGTGAAAATGTCGGTATGGTTTTCCAGCACTTCAATCTATTTCCACATATGACTGTATTGGAAAATATTACTTTTGCTCCTATCGAGCATAAGTTGTTAACCAAGGCTGAAGCTGAAAAATTAGGGATGGAACTCCTTGAAAAAGTTGGACTTGCTGATAAGGCCAATGCTAATCCTGATAGTCTATCAGGGGGACAAAAACAACGTGTGGCTATCGCTCGAGGTTTAGCAATGAATCCTGATATCATGCTCTTTGACGAGCCAACCTCTGCCCTTGACCCTGAAATGGTTGGCGACGTTCTTAACGTTATGAAGGAATTAGCTGAACAAGGTATGACCATGATCATCGTAACCCATGAAATGGGATTTGCTCGTAAGGTTGCCAATCGTGTTATCTTTACAGCAGACGGTGAATTCTTAGAAGATGGAACCCCTGACCAAATCTTTGATAACCCACAACACCCTCGTCTAAAAGAATTTTTGGACAAGGTTCTCAACGCTTAA
- the uvrB gene encoding excinuclease ABC subunit UvrB, giving the protein MINRITDNKFKLVSKYQPSGDQPQAIEQLVDNIEGGEKAQILMGATGTGKTYTMSQVIAQVNKPTLVIAHNKTLAGQLYGEFKEFFPENAVEYFVSYYDYYQPEAYVPSSDTYIEKDSSVNDEIDKLRHSATSALLERNDVIIVASVSCIYGLGSPKEYADSVVSLRPGLEISRDKLLNDLVDIQFERNDIDFQRGRFRVRGDVVEIFPASRDEHAFRVEFFGDEIDRIREVEALTGQVLGEVDHLAIFPATHFVTNDDHMEVAIAKIQAELEGQLAVFEKEGKLLEAQRLKQRTEYDIEMLREMGYTNGVENYSRHMDGRSEGEPPYTLLDFFPDDFLIMIDESHMTMGQIKGMYNGDRSRKEMLVNYGFRLPSALDNRPLRREEFESHIHQIVYVSATPGDYEMEQTDTVIEQIIRPTGLLDPEVEVRPTMGQIDDLLGEINARVEKNERTFITTLTKKMAEDLTDYFKEMGIKVKYMHSDIKTLERTEIIRDLRLGVFDVLVGINLLREGIDVPEVSLVAILDADKEGFLRNERGLIQTIGRAARNSEGHVIMYADTVTQSMQKAIDETARRRKIQMAYNKEHGIVPQTIKKEIRDLISVTKAVAKEEDKEVDINSLNKQERKELVKKLEKQMQEAVEVLDFELAAQIRDMMLEVKALD; this is encoded by the coding sequence ATGATAAATAGAATTACAGACAATAAATTTAAACTCGTATCTAAATACCAACCCTCTGGTGACCAACCGCAGGCTATCGAGCAGTTGGTGGATAACATCGAGGGAGGAGAAAAGGCTCAAATCCTGATGGGGGCGACTGGAACAGGGAAAACCTATACCATGAGTCAAGTGATTGCGCAAGTTAATAAGCCAACCTTGGTCATTGCCCACAATAAGACACTAGCAGGCCAGCTCTATGGGGAGTTCAAGGAATTTTTCCCAGAGAATGCTGTTGAGTACTTCGTTTCTTACTATGATTACTACCAGCCAGAAGCTTATGTGCCCTCTAGCGATACCTACATCGAAAAAGATAGCTCGGTCAATGACGAGATTGATAAATTACGCCACTCAGCAACATCAGCTTTGTTGGAGCGTAATGATGTTATCATTGTGGCATCAGTTTCTTGTATCTATGGTTTGGGTTCTCCAAAGGAATATGCTGATAGTGTGGTAAGTTTGCGTCCGGGTCTTGAGATTTCTCGAGATAAACTGCTGAACGACTTAGTAGATATCCAGTTTGAGCGCAATGACATCGACTTTCAACGGGGGAGATTCCGAGTCCGTGGGGATGTGGTGGAGATTTTCCCAGCCTCTCGTGACGAGCATGCCTTTCGTGTAGAGTTTTTCGGGGATGAGATTGACCGTATTCGTGAAGTCGAAGCTTTGACAGGGCAAGTTCTTGGTGAAGTGGATCACTTGGCGATTTTCCCAGCCACTCACTTTGTGACCAATGATGACCACATGGAAGTAGCTATTGCCAAGATTCAGGCCGAGTTGGAGGGGCAATTAGCTGTTTTTGAAAAGGAAGGTAAGCTCCTCGAAGCGCAACGTTTGAAACAACGGACAGAGTACGACATTGAGATGCTCCGTGAAATGGGTTATACCAATGGTGTCGAGAACTACTCACGTCACATGGATGGACGAAGCGAAGGAGAGCCTCCGTACACCCTTCTTGACTTCTTCCCTGATGATTTTCTGATTATGATTGATGAAAGTCACATGACCATGGGACAAATCAAGGGCATGTATAATGGAGACCGTTCGCGTAAGGAAATGTTGGTTAACTACGGTTTTCGTTTACCGTCTGCCTTGGACAACCGTCCCCTTCGTCGTGAAGAATTTGAAAGTCATATTCATCAGATTGTCTACGTTTCTGCGACACCGGGTGATTACGAGATGGAACAAACGGACACCGTGATTGAGCAGATTATCCGTCCGACTGGTCTTTTGGATCCAGAGGTGGAAGTGCGCCCAACGATGGGACAGATTGACGATTTGCTTGGTGAAATCAATGCCCGTGTTGAAAAGAACGAACGTACCTTTATCACTACCTTGACCAAGAAAATGGCAGAAGATTTGACGGATTACTTCAAGGAAATGGGGATCAAAGTCAAGTACATGCACTCGGATATCAAGACTTTAGAGCGGACAGAGATTATCCGTGACTTGCGTCTGGGTGTCTTTGATGTCTTGGTTGGAATTAACCTCCTTCGTGAAGGGATTGACGTACCTGAAGTCAGTTTAGTTGCCATTCTCGATGCCGACAAGGAAGGCTTCCTCCGTAATGAACGTGGTCTGATCCAAACCATTGGTCGTGCCGCCCGTAATAGTGAAGGTCATGTCATCATGTATGCTGACACAGTGACTCAGTCTATGCAAAAAGCCATTGATGAAACAGCTCGTCGTCGTAAAATTCAGATGGCTTATAATAAAGAACACGGTATTGTTCCCCAAACCATAAAGAAGGAAATCCGTGACCTGATTTCTGTTACAAAAGCTGTGGCTAAGGAAGAAGATAAAGAAGTCGACATCAATAGCCTTAACAAACAAGAACGCAAAGAATTGGTTAAGAAACTAGAAAAACAAATGCAAGAAGCCGTCGAAGTGCTTGATTTCGAGTTGGCAGCTCAAATACGTGATATGATGTTGGAAGTCAAGGCTTTGGATTAG
- a CDS encoding transcription repressor NadR — MTKNRKETLLQLLKEAPKPLNGQSLAEHFHVTRQIIVQDIAVLRADGAPILSTNRGYIYKENKANSFVHKLFKVKHKEEDMGQELLAIVDNGGRVQNILIDHPVYGEIETLLKLSCRRDVEHFLNQVKTSDFRPLSELTDGVHYHLVEAENEQDLLYIEKALDQLGYLVKD; from the coding sequence ATGACAAAAAATAGAAAAGAAACCCTTTTACAACTCTTAAAAGAAGCTCCAAAACCTCTAAACGGACAAAGCTTAGCAGAACATTTTCATGTAACTCGTCAGATTATTGTTCAGGATATAGCTGTGCTTCGTGCAGATGGTGCTCCTATCCTATCAACCAATCGTGGGTATATCTATAAAGAAAACAAAGCCAATTCTTTTGTTCATAAACTCTTTAAGGTCAAACATAAAGAGGAAGATATGGGGCAAGAATTACTTGCTATCGTTGATAACGGAGGACGGGTTCAAAATATCCTTATTGACCATCCTGTCTACGGGGAAATCGAAACCCTCCTCAAACTAAGTTGTAGACGCGATGTGGAGCACTTTTTAAACCAAGTTAAGACGTCTGATTTTCGCCCCCTATCTGAATTAACAGATGGCGTCCATTATCACCTAGTCGAAGCTGAAAACGAACAAGACCTCCTCTATATCGAGAAGGCCTTGGACCAGCTTGGTTATTTAGTAAAAGATTAG
- a CDS encoding 8-oxo-dGTP diphosphatase codes for MSRAQLTILTNICLIEDLEKKRVVMQYRSPESNHWSGYAFPGGHVEDGEAFTESVIREIYEETGLTIQNPQLVGIKNWPLDTGERYIVFCYKATEFTGTLQSSEEGEVSWIEKDQIPNLDLAYDMLPLMEMMEAPDKSEFFYRHRTEDGWEKRTF; via the coding sequence ATGTCACGAGCACAATTAACGATTTTAACAAATATTTGTCTGATTGAAGATCTTGAAAAGAAGCGCGTTGTTATGCAGTATCGATCACCCGAAAGCAACCATTGGTCTGGCTATGCCTTTCCAGGAGGCCATGTCGAAGACGGAGAGGCTTTTACAGAGTCAGTTATTCGTGAAATATACGAGGAAACAGGTCTGACGATTCAAAATCCTCAACTTGTCGGCATTAAAAATTGGCCGTTAGATACAGGTGAGCGTTATATTGTCTTTTGTTATAAGGCGACTGAGTTTACTGGTACTCTACAATCATCTGAAGAAGGAGAAGTGTCCTGGATAGAAAAAGACCAGATTCCAAATTTGGATCTGGCCTATGATATGTTACCTTTGATGGAGATGATGGAAGCTCCAGACAAGTCTGAATTTTTCTACCGTCACCGTACAGAGGATGGGTGGGAAAAGAGAACCTTCTAA
- a CDS encoding NAD(P)H-dependent oxidoreductase, producing MKILVINGHPDKESYCQAIFQTIVENIDSKHHEVEVINLNEENFDPVLRYGYRKRMEEDSFILRSQELIQWADHFIFVYPIWWSSMPSLMKGWIDRVFTPGIAYSANDQGSFIWNYLRGKQFKKLLKGKTASIYATSMAPTWWYKIFSGPINIPDSYGISVLKNAVLNHCGIKTKRVCVLGEVGRDVNTASMREKHLKKVAAEVKKLS from the coding sequence ATGAAAATTCTAGTCATCAATGGACACCCTGATAAGGAAAGTTACTGTCAGGCTATTTTTCAAACCATTGTAGAAAATATTGATTCAAAGCACCATGAAGTTGAAGTCATCAACCTTAATGAAGAGAACTTTGATCCTGTTTTACGTTATGGCTATCGAAAACGTATGGAAGAAGATTCTTTTATCCTTCGTTCCCAAGAATTAATACAGTGGGCAGATCATTTCATATTTGTTTATCCCATCTGGTGGAGTAGTATGCCGAGCCTTATGAAGGGCTGGATTGACCGGGTCTTTACTCCAGGGATTGCTTACTCTGCTAATGATCAGGGGAGTTTTATCTGGAATTACCTTAGAGGCAAGCAGTTTAAAAAGTTATTAAAAGGGAAAACAGCCAGTATTTACGCAACCTCCATGGCACCCACTTGGTGGTACAAAATCTTTTCGGGTCCTATCAACATTCCAGATAGCTATGGCATCTCTGTTTTGAAAAATGCGGTCTTGAATCACTGTGGAATTAAAACTAAGCGCGTGTGCGTACTAGGTGAAGTTGGACGGGATGTGAATACCGCTAGTATGCGGGAAAAGCATCTCAAAAAGGTCGCAGCAGAAGTGAAGAAACTATCATAA